The following DNA comes from Hymenobacter siberiensis.
AACAGCAGGGCCAGCAACACGGCGCCCTGCAGCAGCATGCCCCAGAACAGCAGGTCCTTCTTGCAGAGTCGGTCAGCCAGCGGGCCAGTCAGAAGCTGGCCTAGGCCCCACACGGCCGGGTACACGGCGGCCACGGTGCCAATCTGCATCAGAGTGAAGCCTTTGGTGGCCAGGAGCAGCGGCAGCAGGCCCCACACCATGCCATCGTTCAGGTTATTTACCAGCCCGGCCTGGGTCACGGAGCCCAGGTTGGGGTGGCGCCAGGTGACATCCCAGAACGAGAGGTGGGGCTCCGCCGGCCCGGCCGGGGCCTGCGCCGCTTCCAGGGCTACGTGGGCGCGGGTGTCGCGCACCAGCAGGCTGCCCAGTAGGCCCAGCACTGCCAGCGCGATGCCCAGGTAGAAGGGGTAGGGGCGCAGGCCGTATTCGGTGGCCAGCCAGCCCGAGGCGAAGGCCGTGGCCGCCACGGCCAGGTAGCCGGCCGACTCGTTCAGGCCCATGGCCAGCCCGCGCTGCTTGGGGCCCACCAGGTCCATTTTCATCACCACCGTGCTCGACCAGGCCAGGCCCTGGTTCAGGCCCAGCAGCACGTTGGCAAAAATCACCCAGCCCCAGCTCGGCGCCCAAAGTAGCAGCAGCGGCACGGGCAGCCCGAAAAGCCAGCCGATGAGCAGCAGGTTTTTACGCCCCACCTTATTGGCCCAGGCCCCCGCGTAGTAGTTGGCCCCGGCCTTGGTGAGGCCGAATACCACAATGAACGCCAGAATGGCCGTGCGCGCCACCAGGTGAAACTCCTGCTCGGCCAGCCGGGGCAGAATCGTGCGCTCCAGCCCCACCATGCCGCCCACAAAGGCATTGATAATAACCAGCAGGGTGAACTGCCGGGCATTTTCGCGTAGGCCAAGCTGGATGGGCATTAGGGTGGTTGAGGAGGATTGAAATAGGGGAAGAAAACCTTATGCTGAGTTCTCTGATCCATGCTCGGCATGACGGGCTTTTTTTGCTTGATATCGGAAGCCGGCTACGGATGCACCAGCACCCAGCCCTCAGTCTGGCGGATAATCAGCTCGCCGTTGCCGGTGGGCACCACGGAAATGTAGGGCAGCATGTCATCCTTGGTCAGCTTATAGGCTTTCATCGAGTTCGCGCACTGGGACAGGATAACGCCGGCCTGTTGCAGGGCCAGCACGTCGGCCTCGTAGGGCTGGTCTTTTTTGAACACCACCGTGCCACCGCTGAACACCACTAGCTCCAACTCTAGCTTATCCTTTAGGCGCGGGTCTTTCAGGGCATTTTGCATGTTGTGCAGCGTCTGGTTGATGAGCTTGGGTTCGTTGCTATCGAGCTGATAAACGGCGCGATAATGCTTTTTGGTAGCTGGCGCGCCCTCAAATGCCGCCGCCTTGGCCGCTACGGCCGCATTGGGTGGCGTCAGGACCGGAGCCTGGGTTGGGGCGGTAGCGCCCGCAACTGGCGTAACAGCGGGTGCCGGAGGCGTAGTCTGGGCCTGCGCGGTGCCCATGGTGGCCAAGAGGGCGGCGGTGGCGAGCAGGCGGGAAAAGGAGTTCATCGGCAGGCGGTTATTGGGGTTAGAAATCATAGTTCAGTATCAGACTCAGCTGGTGCATGTCCACTTTATTTACCACGTAGCGGGTTTCGCCGTAAGTGTCGCCCAGGGAGGCCTTGTAAAGGTAGAGCAGCTGGCCCCGCAGGCCCTTGGCCCAGCCGCGAAGCGGGTAGCTGAGGGAGGCATTGAGCTGGCTATATGAAGGCACACCATACTTGTTGAGGCGAAAATCCTTCATGTCGGGCAGGTAGTAGTGGCCATAGCCGGCCTCCGCCTTCAGTCCCGGCACGGCCGGCACCGCGTAGCTGGCCAGCAGCGCGGCCGCGTCGAGGCCGCCGAAACCCTCTTCCCGCTCGCGGGGCAGAAAGGTGTAGAACGGCTCGCGGCCCCACTCGCGCGGAAACAGAAAGCGCCCCGTGCGGGTGATGCGCGTGTAGTTGGCGCTCAGGCTCCAGGGGCCGTGCTGCGCGCCCAGGCGGGCGCTCAGGGCGTGGGCCTGGCGGCCAGGGGCGCTGTAGGCCAGGCGCGGGTCGGCGTTGCCGCCGGTGCCTACCGTGCGCTGGTAGTGGTACTGCGCGCCCAGCGTGAGCTGGCCCGCACCCACGGCCCGGCTGGTTGTCAGCTCCGTGAATAAGCTGTTGAAGAGGTTGTCGGCGTAGTAGTTCCAGGCCTGCATGCGGGTGCGGGTACCCAGCTGCCGGCTGAGGCCCAGCACGCCCAGGCCGCGGCTGCTCAGGTTGCCGGTATAGAGGGCGCGCTTGCCGGTTTCATCTACACCGGTCGGGTAGAGGCCGATGGAGCCCGCCACCGAGGCCCATTCCGAGGTGGAGCGCACGGCCATGTGCGTGAGCCAGCCTGCCGTGATGCGGGTGCGGGCCAGCTCGTTCACTTCCAGCCACAGACCCTGCTCGTAGTTGGGGCTCAGGCGGCCATCCTGTGGGTTGAGCAGGGGCGTGACCAGCAGCTGTCGGCCAAAGGTGGCCACCGACTTCCGCCAGCGGTAGCGCACAAACAGCTCCTCGGGCCGGCCCGTGAGCTGGCGACGGGTGGGGTCGCTCACATCAAACAGGCCTACTTCATAGCGGCTCACCGCCCCGG
Coding sequences within:
- a CDS encoding MFS transporter; amino-acid sequence: MPIQLGLRENARQFTLLVIINAFVGGMVGLERTILPRLAEQEFHLVARTAILAFIVVFGLTKAGANYYAGAWANKVGRKNLLLIGWLFGLPVPLLLLWAPSWGWVIFANVLLGLNQGLAWSSTVVMKMDLVGPKQRGLAMGLNESAGYLAVAATAFASGWLATEYGLRPYPFYLGIALAVLGLLGSLLVRDTRAHVALEAAQAPAGPAEPHLSFWDVTWRHPNLGSVTQAGLVNNLNDGMVWGLLPLLLATKGFTLMQIGTVAAVYPAVWGLGQLLTGPLADRLCKKDLLFWGMLLQGAVLLALLFASSYPVFLLLAALLGAGTALVYPTFLAAVAEYAPASQRARSVGIFRLWRDAGYAIGALLTGLLADAFGLPSALAAIGGLTVLSALVIQRRMYCPPVADGNAAPAISCGQSARPQRPAIARSLWPGAG
- a CDS encoding DsrE family protein encodes the protein MNSFSRLLATAALLATMGTAQAQTTPPAPAVTPVAGATAPTQAPVLTPPNAAVAAKAAAFEGAPATKKHYRAVYQLDSNEPKLINQTLHNMQNALKDPRLKDKLELELVVFSGGTVVFKKDQPYEADVLALQQAGVILSQCANSMKAYKLTKDDMLPYISVVPTGNGELIIRQTEGWVLVHP
- a CDS encoding OprD family outer membrane porin — translated: MNFLLRLRVAALLLAPLAARAQQAEPAPTLPTTGRPVLAPYANPAKTAKADTLPARTLAEAFGRGQWHGRVRNYFMATRNQGGLPDYYANGLGAGARFETAPLHGFSVGASGFFWVNLAANDLATPDAATGAVSRYEVGLFDVSDPTRRQLTGRPEELFVRYRWRKSVATFGRQLLVTPLLNPQDGRLSPNYEQGLWLEVNELARTRITAGWLTHMAVRSTSEWASVAGSIGLYPTGVDETGKRALYTGNLSSRGLGVLGLSRQLGTRTRMQAWNYYADNLFNSLFTELTTSRAVGAGQLTLGAQYHYQRTVGTGGNADPRLAYSAPGRQAHALSARLGAQHGPWSLSANYTRITRTGRFLFPREWGREPFYTFLPREREEGFGGLDAAALLASYAVPAVPGLKAEAGYGHYYLPDMKDFRLNKYGVPSYSQLNASLSYPLRGWAKGLRGQLLYLYKASLGDTYGETRYVVNKVDMHQLSLILNYDF